Proteins encoded in a region of the Larimichthys crocea isolate SSNF chromosome XVI, L_crocea_2.0, whole genome shotgun sequence genome:
- the LOC113747905 gene encoding zinc finger protein 436-like produces MHSLKAFLSERLTAAAEEIFGAVEKTLAEYKEEISRSKDLEISRLRMQLKLLKSEPRLDRCIGAQLQQHTHHHHHHPPPPPPSLPPPQQHHQTLPAVEPPESQHCEEDEGSSMEQEHPESSHVKKEQHKSHRDFWMGHDAEQLEGLESDIKDFISSPSGLRGSLQDPTLPFHPNHHNHNHNHNNNNHHGDESKEKPYCCSVCEKRFSNCSHLAAHIRTHTGERPYRCEICRKTFITTSALNRHQTIHTEGKHFVCNYCGKSFKWMESLGRHVRSVHKRENMPE; encoded by the exons ATGCATTCACTGAAAGCTTTCCTCAGCGAGAGACTGACGGCGGCGGCGGAGGAGATCTTTGGAGCTGTCGAAAAAACACTAGCCGAGTACAAAGAGGAGATTTCACGCTCAAAAGATTTGGAAATCAGTCGCCTCAGGATGCAGCTGAAGCTCCTCAAGTCAG agCCACGGTTGGATAGATGCATTGGagcccagctgcagcagcacacccatcaccaccatcaccatcctcctcctcctcctccctctcttcctcctccacagcagcaccatCAGACCCTCCCTGCAGTGGAGCCTCCAGAGTCCCAGCACTGTGAGGAGGATGAAGGCAGCAGCATGGAGCAGGAGCACCCAGAGTCCTCACATGTGAAGAAGGAGCAGCACAAGAGCCACAGGGATTTCTGGATGGGGCACGACGCGGAGCAGCTCGAGGGTCTCGAATCAGACATCAAAGACTTCATCTCATCTCCGTCCGGCCTGAGAGGCAGTCTGCAGGACCCCACCTTACCTTTCCACCCCAACCatcacaaccacaaccacaaccacaacaacaacaaccaccacgGCGACGAGAGCAAAGAGAAGCCCTACTGCTGCTCCGTCTGTGAAAAGCGCTTCAGTAACTGCTCCCACCTCGCCGCACacatcaggacacacacaggggaGAGGCCTTACAGATGTGAAATATGCAGGAAGACTTTTATCACAACAAGCGCTCTCAACAGACACCAGACCATCCACACCGAAGGGAAACACTTTGTGTGTAATTACTGTGGGAAATCCTTCAAATGGATGGAGTCTCTCGGCCGGCACGTGAGAAGCGTGCATAAGAGAGAGAACATGCCTGAATGA